The Cyprinus carpio isolate SPL01 chromosome B8, ASM1834038v1, whole genome shotgun sequence genome segment ctaattttttttttcttttcagttgatGGTTTTAGTTATCAGTTGCACATGCATTTCCATAGACGATCacaattttatttctaaacttTAATAGTCGACAAATCAAAGCTGAGCTGTCTGTATAGAAAGTGTATTTAGTTATGATGAAATGTAAAACACAGAATGttatatttgtatgaatgttAGTTTGAAAGGAAATGGTtaatttttaatgatcaaaaatgGAGTTAAAATTCATTTAAGAACAGCGGTCCTGTATGTGTGTTGATGTGCGTGTGGGAACCTGTTTGGATGCGCCACTGAATGAATTTAGTTCATCATTTGTTTTCACGTCTTCACTCTTAAtaactaatttcttttttttgttgttgttgttcagatTTGAGACATTCAGACATGCAAAGCTCTGTGTGCTGCCTCAGTTTGTCTAGCTTTCACCATTCCATCATATCTTCCATCATGTTTGAATCCATAATAATATCATGATTGGAAAAATTGCGCATGTACAATCAGTCATTCCACTTTACGCTCTTCTTTTTATCCCAATACTTTACTTGCTTAAACAATGGGCTAAAAATGTTGATGGGAAATTGCACAATGAGCATAAAAATCTGGTTTTTCTTCCCTTATAAGATAATGAATTAATACAGAAGAGAAAAGTTTCATTTGTGTCCCTCACTCTTGGTTACATACATCAtgaattcttttgtttgtttgtttactagtTTGCTATGGgaaatttgaaatgtcaaagtaCTGTAAACATTGATTTTTCACATTACATTGCACACTTGTTGTTACCGTGTTTTAAAAAACGCTGGGCCGTTGTGCCACTCCCACCTAACAAGCACTTTTCACCTGTTAATGAACAGCGGTTCTGACCAGTAGTCACGTTTGTTACGCATGTGTCTTCACACGTGATGTCAATGTTGTGATGTTGGTATGCTGATGGTATGTGAGTAATGTGTcctatagttgttgttgttttttgttttgtttttttctattatcaGCTTCTTTTCATTGTCTGCCTATAGTTGTTATAGTCTGTTTAAGGGtaatttgtcctttttattttaaatttgactgtaaatatgtttattgCACTGTTGTAATGCCAGTGTCcaatactgtaaatacataataaaaattgactaaaaatttattttaattcttgtaaacaaaaaaaaaagtgtgtttttagagcctttaaaaaaaaattttttttttttttccaaggctATAAAGCCACTGGGAAGAGCTCATCCATTAACACCATCTTTGCCAGAAAACTCTGTGTTAATGTGCACATAATAGTCCAAATTCTGATTAAAGCTCATTCTGAAAAGACATTAACATGGTTCACAGCTATTGGAATATTCCTATTAAACATATAATCAGAATATTCCAAATACACCAAGACATGCAAACTCTGCTAATTTATTATggacatacatttttaaatgtatattacttTTCAGACGTTGAGGGTcagaaacttttattcagcaggggttcagtaaggatcatgtgacactgaagaatggtgCAATGGCTGCGAagaattcagctttaccatcacaggaataaatgatattttcaaatatattattatagaaaactattttcaattgtaataatttcacaagttactggtttttttttttttttttttttttttttttttgttttttttttttttttttttgttttactatatttttgatcaaataaatggtctTCAATGAGACATGAgtaaagagactttcaaaaaagaTTATTGATCTCAATGGGATTTCCTAGCTAAAAAATATGAACGTGTTTTGAATTGTGAATAATCTTGAATCTTTGATATGAGGCAGGTTCAGATGTCAGTTTCAAATGTAATACACTGAATGCAATATTTTAATCATGGAGCAATTAAAAGAATCAATCAGCTATAgatttcaaaaagtcaaatttacTTATAAAACAGTGAATGCCCAAATAAAAGCTCAGAAACATTCATAACGCAAAATCACTTATTTATTTCTCAGCAGTAGCAAACAGAATCACTGACGCAACTGAAAGAGTCAAAGATAAGCATTCAGAGGTGAAGAGTAAGGAAATCTTTAGGGTTTGAGGAGAAGTGCTGGGAACTCAGGTGGAGGGTTGGAAGGCCCCTCTTGGGTGATACTGCATGTCACGGATGCGCCTCACGGACTGGATCTGAGGCAGCACGGCCCCAAACTCAGCACAATCCTTAAATTCTCCTTTCTCAAACAAGTACTGGTAGCCTCTATATCCTGGGTAATGATAGGCCACCCAGCTGGAACCAAGATAACAACAAGAAATGAGCTAAAACAATTACTATGCAGGAGAACATTTAAAGGTTAGCCTGGAAAGTGTCAGAAATGGTCTTAAATGTGAGTTCACTATACTCGTGTCAGCGTTTTACTCACGTGCCACTCTGCACACGAACTGAAGAGACTTTCTCATGGTATCCATGAGCGTGGAAGCTGGGAACATCATCATCTGTGATCTCAATCTTCTTCCCAGCGAAGCTTGGGTTCTCATAGAGTACGATCTTGTGTTCCTGGCTGTCCCTGCAAGGACATAGGAAGTGCAGAACAGAATATTAAGAGCCCCTCATTGggaaatattcattaatatacaCATTTGGACCACACCTGACTCAAAAGTTTTATGATATGCTGGTGAGAGAATGTCCAGAGGACTTGGGGAAGCTAATAATTAGTTTTCCTTTGTCACTATATAATTCCATAATTCAATTTTATAGTTTGATTATGACAATaactattattttcatatatgtaAAATAAGTCATAATTAAGTATGAATCCCAACTTTTGACAGGTACTGTATATATTAGACAATTTTATAATCCTGGAGATAGCTGTTAGTTACCACTTTGATGGGGCGGAAGGCGACGATGCAGTCACTGCGTCTGCTGTTGGTCCAGGCGTCCCAGCGAGGATACTCACCCTTCTCAAACACATACTGTTCCCCCTTACAGCCGGGCTGCTCATATCCCACCCACCTGGAACAAAAGATGTATAAGTCTTTACTTTGCTTGCTCATTCACTTTCCTTTACATAACAGTTCTCCAATCTGATAAGACCAAGAAAACTGACATAACAGTCCAGCAGAACTGAtacatttcactgtttgtatcagtCCACTTGTCTGTGTTGACAGATTATGTGAGTGGTATGGAGTTGTTTCAGTGTGTCTgaaacagggttgccagatctgtGTAATAATCAAATtggctaataaaatatatactcccatacctaaaatatatatattttacagtcacAATTATGCATTGTAATTGTGTTGCTTGACATCAAAGCAAAAGCCTTAAGGCTGTTCGTCGCTGTCTTTTAGAATTGTTAATCCTTGGCAGAGGAAACAAAATATCcgtacaaattaaacaatttatgtTTGAAATGTACATTATTCAATATTCACTTCTTATTTATTGAATGTAACGCAATAAAACCCCCGCAAACGTGCGTATTTTTCCTGTGTCTTCACACACAACACGCACGTTCCACACAGCACCAGTATTTGAGCCCCACGTTCCGCCACGTCGCCGCCTCCTGGATGTTGGTCTGACAGGGCTCAGTCAGCT includes the following:
- the LOC122138148 gene encoding beta-crystallin B2-like, which codes for MRGGDVAERGAQILVLCGTWVGYEQPGCKGEQYVFEKGEYPRWDAWTNSRRSDCIVAFRPIKVDSQEHKIVLYENPSFAGKKIEITDDDVPSFHAHGYHEKVSSVRVQSGTWVAYHYPGYRGYQYLFEKGEFKDCAEFGAVLPQIQSVRRIRDMQYHPRGAFQPST